A window of the Lactuca sativa cultivar Salinas chromosome 7, Lsat_Salinas_v11, whole genome shotgun sequence genome harbors these coding sequences:
- the LOC111879587 gene encoding pathogenesis-related protein PR-1, with the protein MLFPPLAFALFLNLLISTSNAITDKHQLSKNVINDFLYLQNKARSALRVPPLVWDTKLAQYADSYASERQQDCLLKHSNGPYGENIFWGSGDGWSPAQAAAAWVAERRWYAHPSNSCNGGQDCGHYTQIVWKATKKIGCAKVTCFEGRGVFMTCNYDPPGNFIGEKPY; encoded by the coding sequence ATGTTGTTTCCTCCTTTAGCCTTCGCTTTGTTCCTTAATCTCCTTATTTCCACCTCCAATGCTATCACAGACAAACACCAACTCTCCAAAAATGTCATCAACGACTTCTTATACCTCCAGAACAAAGCCCGATCTGCACTTCGTGTGCCACCACTTGTGTGGGACACAAAGTTAGCACAATATGCGGACTCTTATGCAAGCGAAAGGCAACAAGATTGTTTGTTGAAGCATTCAAACGGGCCTTATGGGGAGAACATCTTTTGGGGAAGCGGTGATGGGTGGAGCCCAGCTCAGGCAGCGGCGGCATGGGTGGCGGAGCGGCGGTGGTATGCACATCCGTCGAATTCATGCAATGGTGGGCAGGATTGTGGGCATTATACACAAATTGTTTGGAAGGCAACCAAGAAGATCGGGTGTGCTAAGGTGACTTGTTTTGAGGGTAGGGGTGTTTTCATGACCTGTAATTATGATCCTCCGGGAAATTTTATCGGTGAGAAACCTTACTGA